One Bacillus sp. 1780r2a1 DNA segment encodes these proteins:
- a CDS encoding LysR family transcriptional regulator, with protein sequence MDEKDWIALKILFEERNISRASERLYISQPALTYRLKNLEKDFGTSLFFKTKKGIEFTSEGIYLAEYAQDMLAELQKTKDYMLNMKQEVRGTLRLGVSSNFAQYRLPKLLKKFSLQYPHVQFNVNTGWSTDIMNLLDTSAVQLGILRGNYDWYGVKSLLTKERLCLISKTELTIDELPSRPFINYKTDSSLKNLINDWWHDQFAEPPRVTMETDRQETCKEMVKNDLGFSILPEICLQPSDNLFVYGLSYKNDEPVLRNTWLMYHQDVLNLSTVKHFIDFLNRETANISPFNL encoded by the coding sequence ATGGATGAAAAAGATTGGATTGCTTTAAAAATACTATTTGAGGAGCGAAATATTAGCCGAGCTTCTGAACGATTATATATTTCTCAGCCAGCTTTAACCTATCGCTTGAAGAATTTAGAGAAAGACTTTGGAACAAGTTTGTTTTTTAAAACGAAAAAAGGAATTGAATTCACTTCTGAAGGTATTTACCTTGCTGAGTATGCACAAGATATGCTGGCTGAGCTTCAAAAAACAAAGGATTATATGCTGAATATGAAACAAGAGGTGCGTGGAACGCTACGCTTAGGTGTCTCTAGCAACTTTGCGCAATATCGCCTGCCAAAGTTACTGAAGAAGTTTTCGCTTCAATATCCTCACGTTCAATTTAACGTCAATACCGGCTGGAGCACAGATATTATGAACCTTCTTGATACATCTGCTGTTCAGCTTGGTATTTTAAGAGGAAACTATGATTGGTACGGCGTAAAGTCTCTACTAACAAAAGAACGGTTATGTCTAATTTCAAAAACAGAGTTAACGATTGACGAATTGCCCAGCCGCCCATTTATCAACTATAAAACTGACAGCTCATTAAAAAACTTAATTAATGACTGGTGGCATGATCAGTTTGCTGAGCCTCCTCGTGTGACGATGGAAACAGACCGTCAAGAGACGTGCAAAGAAATGGTAAAGAATGATTTGGGTTTTTCTATTTTACCTGAAATTTGTTTACAACCTTCAGATAATCTTTTTGTCTATGGACTCTCTTATAAAAACGATGAGCCCGTGCTACGAAATACGTGGCTTATGTATCACCAAGATGTTTTAA